Proteins from one Halovivax limisalsi genomic window:
- a CDS encoding methylated-DNA--[protein]-cysteine S-methyltransferase — MEDAGIYAVESPYLERYVQVGIASGRVISVSFPELPPEDAVDDHPILDRVLEYLDGVAAVDFDDVSIALTVPTDQRAVLERVRDLEYGTGIDVAELAGLTPGLDADDEDDLIVVRTALDENPAPLLIPDHRVRDGPSAAPPAIEQKLRSLEGL, encoded by the coding sequence ATGGAAGACGCGGGCATCTACGCCGTCGAGTCGCCGTACCTCGAGCGGTACGTCCAGGTGGGCATCGCGAGCGGCCGGGTCATCAGCGTCTCGTTCCCCGAGCTCCCGCCCGAGGACGCCGTGGACGACCACCCGATCCTCGATCGCGTTCTCGAGTACCTCGACGGCGTAGCCGCGGTCGACTTCGACGACGTGTCGATCGCGCTAACGGTCCCGACCGACCAGCGGGCCGTACTCGAACGCGTCCGCGACCTCGAGTACGGGACGGGGATCGACGTCGCCGAACTCGCCGGGCTCACCCCCGGTCTCGACGCCGACGACGAGGACGACCTGATCGTCGTCCGCACGGCCCTCGACGAGAACCCGGCCCCGCTCCTCATTCCCGATCACCGCGTCCGCGACGGTCCGAGCGCCGCGCCGCCCGCGATCGAACAGAAGCTCCGGTCGCTGGAAGGGCTCTAG
- a CDS encoding NUDIX hydrolase, with protein sequence MVWTTRGPRPAYCPTCGDGLGSTVVDGSSVPYCEACERRFFRNPVPLARVAVVDGASVLLIERGAGADIGAWALPGGHVDANESLSNAAARELEEETGVRVAPDALSLLGTGYLEFDDGHSLVSINYAVAREATTGEIVVGGDAADARFVAREAIVDDPPRVRASGPKQLLRAIDEHGSVGPA encoded by the coding sequence ATGGTCTGGACGACGAGGGGACCGCGGCCGGCGTATTGCCCGACCTGCGGCGACGGACTCGGATCGACGGTCGTCGACGGCTCCTCGGTTCCGTACTGCGAGGCGTGTGAGCGGCGATTCTTTCGCAATCCGGTGCCGCTGGCGCGCGTCGCGGTCGTCGACGGTGCATCCGTCCTGCTCATCGAGCGGGGTGCCGGGGCGGATATCGGCGCGTGGGCATTGCCCGGCGGGCACGTCGACGCGAACGAATCGCTGTCGAACGCGGCCGCGCGCGAACTCGAAGAGGAGACTGGCGTTCGTGTCGCTCCCGACGCGCTGTCACTTCTGGGAACGGGGTATCTCGAATTCGACGACGGGCACTCGCTGGTGTCGATCAACTACGCCGTGGCGCGCGAGGCGACGACGGGAGAGATCGTGGTCGGCGGCGACGCTGCCGACGCCCGATTCGTCGCCAGGGAGGCGATCGTCGACGATCCGCCGCGGGTGCGAGCGTCGGGACCGAAACAACTGCTTCGGGCGATCGACGAGCACGGATCGGTGGGCCCCGCCTAA
- the trpB gene encoding tryptophan synthase subunit beta has product MTDASIGRREAVADADGRFGPYGGQYVPEALVPALAELVDAHERYVLDNEDGFRDELREHLRTFAGRPTPLQRADALSERYGREIYLKREDLVHGGAHKLNNALGQVLLAKYMGKERVIAETGAGQHGTATAMAAAHLNMPCEIYMGRVDVNRQRPNVYRMRMSGAEVTPVDAGSATLKEAINETMRDWAGSVETTHYAVGSVVGPHPFPALVRDFQAVIGEEIREQIRDEAGRLPDDVVACAGGGSNTMGTFAAFVGDERPDDADSEADATADVALHAVEAGGSDLGIDEASGVAPNSASLSTGTEGVLHGALTKLLQTEDGQVVESHSVSAGLDYAGVGPELAELVDRGRVRPATVDDDAALAAFHRLSRLEGIIPALESSHALAYLEETCGPDADASGEGGGDGSDRDDDGSGRDDALGDLVVVTVSGRGDKDLETVLEETDKRDIPTAPDVEVFDG; this is encoded by the coding sequence ATGACCGACGCCTCGATCGGCCGACGCGAGGCGGTGGCCGACGCCGACGGCCGCTTCGGCCCCTACGGCGGCCAGTACGTCCCCGAGGCGCTGGTGCCCGCGCTAGCCGAACTGGTCGACGCCCACGAGCGCTACGTGCTGGACAACGAGGACGGCTTTCGCGACGAACTGCGCGAGCACCTGCGGACCTTCGCCGGCCGGCCGACGCCGCTCCAGCGGGCGGACGCCCTGAGTGAACGCTACGGCCGCGAGATCTACCTCAAGCGCGAGGATCTCGTCCACGGCGGCGCGCACAAGCTGAACAACGCCCTCGGGCAGGTCCTCCTGGCGAAGTACATGGGCAAAGAGCGCGTCATCGCCGAGACCGGCGCCGGTCAGCACGGCACCGCGACGGCGATGGCCGCGGCCCACCTGAATATGCCCTGCGAGATCTACATGGGCCGGGTCGACGTCAACCGCCAGCGACCCAACGTCTACCGGATGCGGATGAGCGGCGCCGAGGTGACCCCCGTCGACGCGGGCAGCGCGACCCTCAAGGAAGCCATCAACGAGACGATGCGCGACTGGGCGGGCAGCGTCGAGACGACCCACTACGCCGTCGGGTCTGTCGTCGGGCCGCACCCCTTCCCGGCGCTGGTCCGGGACTTCCAGGCCGTCATCGGCGAGGAGATCCGCGAGCAGATTCGCGACGAGGCCGGACGCCTCCCGGACGACGTCGTCGCCTGCGCCGGCGGCGGTTCGAACACGATGGGGACGTTCGCCGCGTTCGTTGGTGACGAGCGGCCTGACGACGCAGATTCCGAAGCTGACGCCACCGCGGACGTCGCCCTCCACGCCGTCGAGGCCGGCGGCTCCGACCTCGGCATCGACGAGGCGTCCGGCGTGGCGCCGAACTCGGCGTCGCTCTCGACCGGCACCGAGGGCGTCCTCCACGGGGCGCTGACCAAGCTCCTCCAGACCGAGGACGGCCAGGTCGTCGAATCCCACAGCGTCAGCGCGGGGCTGGACTACGCCGGCGTCGGGCCCGAACTGGCCGAACTGGTCGACCGGGGCCGAGTGCGTCCGGCGACGGTCGACGACGACGCGGCGCTCGCGGCGTTCCATCGCCTCTCGCGACTCGAGGGTATCATCCCGGCGCTCGAATCGAGTCACGCGCTCGCGTACCTGGAGGAGACCTGCGGGCCGGACGCCGACGCGTCGGGCGAGGGCGGCGGCGACGGGTCTGACAGGGACGACGACGGGTCGGGCAGGGACGACGCGCTCGGCGACCTCGTCGTCGTGACCGTCTCCGGTCGGGGCGACAAGGACCTGGAGACGGTTCTGGAGGAGACCGACAAACGCGACATCCCGACCGCGCCCGACGTGGAGGTGTTCGACGGATGA
- a CDS encoding CPBP family intramembrane glutamic endopeptidase, with amino-acid sequence MVDWVTFAAIVTLLTVAMAFLSVRTQQTLRPVGQSDPDGRSPRARNESDPNGDHGSPTDRSESAGDGGVGTDSNDAESDGPDSIGPEPDGVSANSLLDEIDEPTFGPDESTPGPDESNTRAAGRGRGTGGEQVVAYVGPTPVTRRSLLLNVAATQALFLALVVGVIVYAEVPGGSLGLVGGADDGLVGLGAGLGLYGASEVGGRLARRLGVDHDEWLRESLAPTSAQGWAGLLGIVLPVVALFEELLFRGVLIGAFAAGFGVSPWVLAIGSSIVFSLGHGIQGRAGVVVTGVLGFVLAAVFVSTGSLLTVVVAHYVLNACEFVVHEGFDVDPLG; translated from the coding sequence ATGGTCGACTGGGTGACGTTCGCGGCGATCGTCACCCTGCTGACCGTTGCGATGGCGTTTCTCTCCGTTCGGACCCAGCAGACGTTGCGACCCGTCGGACAGAGCGATCCCGACGGACGATCCCCGCGGGCGAGGAACGAATCGGATCCGAACGGCGACCACGGTTCGCCGACCGACCGCTCGGAATCCGCCGGTGACGGCGGCGTCGGCACCGACTCGAACGACGCGGAGTCGGACGGTCCTGACTCGATCGGCCCAGAGCCGGACGGGGTCTCCGCCAATTCTCTCCTCGACGAGATCGACGAACCGACGTTCGGACCGGACGAGTCGACGCCCGGACCCGACGAATCGAATACTCGAGCCGCCGGCCGGGGGCGCGGTACCGGCGGAGAGCAGGTCGTCGCGTACGTGGGACCGACCCCGGTGACGAGACGGAGTTTGCTGTTGAACGTCGCTGCGACGCAAGCGCTGTTTCTCGCCCTCGTCGTCGGCGTGATCGTCTACGCGGAGGTTCCGGGCGGATCGCTCGGACTGGTCGGCGGCGCCGACGATGGCCTCGTCGGACTCGGTGCCGGCCTGGGGTTGTACGGCGCGAGCGAGGTCGGCGGTCGGCTGGCTCGTCGCCTCGGCGTCGACCACGACGAGTGGTTGCGCGAGAGTCTCGCGCCGACGAGCGCCCAGGGATGGGCGGGGCTCCTCGGGATCGTCTTACCGGTCGTCGCGCTCTTCGAGGAGTTGCTCTTTCGCGGCGTGTTGATCGGGGCGTTCGCCGCCGGCTTCGGCGTCTCGCCCTGGGTGCTGGCGATCGGGTCGTCGATCGTCTTCTCGCTCGGCCACGGCATCCAGGGCCGGGCCGGGGTCGTCGTCACCGGCGTCCTCGGCTTCGTGCTCGCGGCGGTGTTCGTCTCGACCGGCAGTCTCCTGACCGTCGTGGTGGCCCACTACGTCCTGAACGCCTGCGAGTTCGTCGTCCACGAGGGGTTCGACGTCGACCCGCTCGGGTGA
- the trpC gene encoding indole-3-glycerol phosphate synthase encodes MTDSNVAPAVRSILETARNRTPPTDDSVSVTPRSLPDAITSADADGRVPIVAEVKPTSPTTDGVREDDPVDLARRMVDGGASAISVLTEPDHFGGSPATLERVRSAVDVPVLRKDFVLEEAQLDRVAADVILLIARFVDDLADLLAAARERGFQVLVEVHTRDELREALAAGAAFVGVNNRDLAALEVDLSTFERVVGAAGGDATANESPTSGPAEGLADVTLVAESGISTPADVRRMRRAGADALLVGSAIMGGDVEANTRRLVEAGRAGNGRPEDEPSDAGPESRSGSDPEVDVA; translated from the coding sequence ATGACTGATTCGAACGTGGCACCGGCCGTCCGATCGATCCTCGAGACGGCCAGGAATCGAACGCCGCCGACCGACGACTCCGTGTCCGTGACTCCCCGGTCCCTCCCAGACGCGATCACGTCGGCCGACGCCGACGGTCGCGTCCCGATCGTCGCGGAGGTCAAACCGACGAGTCCGACGACCGACGGCGTCCGCGAGGACGACCCGGTCGACCTCGCCCGCCGGATGGTCGACGGCGGGGCGAGCGCCATCTCGGTGCTGACCGAGCCCGACCACTTCGGCGGCTCGCCGGCGACGCTGGAACGAGTGCGCTCGGCCGTCGACGTCCCCGTCCTCCGAAAGGACTTCGTGCTGGAAGAAGCCCAGCTCGACCGCGTCGCGGCCGACGTGATCTTGCTGATCGCGCGCTTCGTCGACGATCTCGCCGATCTGCTCGCGGCGGCCCGCGAGCGCGGGTTCCAGGTGCTCGTCGAGGTCCACACGCGCGACGAGCTTCGCGAGGCGCTGGCGGCCGGCGCCGCGTTCGTCGGCGTCAACAACCGCGATCTGGCCGCGCTCGAGGTCGATCTATCGACGTTCGAACGGGTCGTAGGGGCGGCCGGGGGCGACGCGACCGCGAACGAGTCTCCGACGTCCGGCCCCGCCGAAGGACTCGCGGACGTCACGCTCGTGGCCGAGAGCGGAATCTCGACGCCGGCAGACGTCCGCCGCATGCGCCGAGCGGGGGCCGACGCCCTGCTGGTCGGCAGCGCGATCATGGGCGGCGACGTCGAGGCGAACACCCGGCGACTGGTCGAGGCCGGGCGAGCGGGGAACGGGCGGCCCGAGGACGAGCCATCTGACGCCGGCCCGGAGTCTCGTTCGGGGAGCGACCCGGAGGTGGACGTCGCATGA
- the lonB gene encoding ATP-dependent protease LonB → MSNDTNDDGPPDGEDEERTEEEAPVRDETPADQGASSNDDEVSEAVDDGSRTDRDAGSDGSVTDPVDETDVDESDDESTASADRPTEADDRSTESGAESSDSIRIADSVSESRTEADDEASTDDDAEGDDGAKTDDGGSESTAGSSDTTSSQIADSVWAAVDQQERQEPDDGDDADDGWDDDEWDDEPTGDDEIETVETLDDLGSEVEVDEQLEIDEDEEDNLLGGLQIDSTDDIEVPDRLVDQVIGQDEARDIIIKAAKQRRHVMMIGSPGTGKSLLAKAMSQLLPQEELQDVLVYHNPDDGNEPKVRTVPAGKGEQIIDAHKEEARKRKQMRSILMWVIIAIVVIYAFISGPLLLGIIAAVVIWLFFRYTSRGMDAMVPNMIIDNSDQRTAPFEDATGAHAGALLGDVRHDPFQSGGMETPSHDRVEPGSIHKANKGVLFVDEINTLDIRSQQKLMTAIQEGEFAITGQSERSSGAMVQTEPVPTDFIMIAAGNLDAMENMHPALRSRIKGYGYEVYMDDTIEDTPEMRRKYARFIAQEVEKDGRLPHFDREAIEEVMLEARRRAGRKGHLTLLLRNLGGLVRVAGDIARAEGRDYTTREDVLQAKKRSRSIEQQLADDYIDRRKDYELQVNEGGVEGRVNGLAVMGEDSGIMLPVMAEVTPAQGPGRVIATGQLKEMAQESVQNVSAIIKKFSDEDLSTGVPGWEEDRYGASDYPDSSLTGKDVHIQFVQAGQQGVDGDSASITVATAVISALEDVPVDQSVAMTGSLSVRGDVLPVGGVTHKIEAAAKSGIKTVIIPKANEQDVMIEDEYEEMVEIIPVSNISEVLDVALMGEPEKDSLLDRLKSITNTAFDGQVSGRGGSNPSPQ, encoded by the coding sequence ATGAGTAACGACACGAACGACGATGGCCCTCCCGACGGGGAGGACGAGGAACGCACCGAGGAGGAGGCCCCGGTGCGTGACGAGACTCCCGCAGATCAGGGGGCGTCATCCAACGACGACGAAGTGTCAGAGGCAGTCGACGACGGGTCGAGGACCGACAGGGACGCCGGGTCAGACGGCTCGGTGACGGATCCGGTCGACGAGACTGACGTGGACGAATCAGACGACGAGTCGACGGCGTCGGCTGACCGACCGACCGAAGCGGACGACCGATCGACCGAATCGGGAGCGGAATCGTCCGACTCGATCCGGATCGCGGATTCGGTGAGCGAGTCCCGCACCGAGGCGGACGACGAAGCCAGCACCGACGACGATGCCGAAGGTGACGACGGGGCGAAGACCGACGACGGCGGGAGCGAGTCGACCGCCGGCTCGTCCGATACCACCTCGTCGCAGATCGCCGACAGCGTCTGGGCCGCGGTCGACCAGCAGGAGCGCCAGGAGCCCGACGACGGCGACGACGCGGACGACGGCTGGGACGACGACGAGTGGGACGACGAGCCGACCGGTGACGACGAGATCGAGACGGTCGAGACGCTCGACGACCTCGGGAGCGAGGTCGAAGTCGACGAGCAACTCGAGATCGACGAGGACGAGGAGGACAACTTGCTCGGCGGCCTCCAGATCGACTCGACGGACGACATCGAGGTGCCCGACCGGCTGGTCGATCAGGTGATCGGCCAGGACGAGGCCCGGGACATCATCATCAAGGCGGCCAAGCAGCGCCGGCACGTGATGATGATCGGCTCGCCGGGGACCGGCAAGTCGCTGCTGGCGAAGGCGATGAGCCAGCTCCTCCCGCAAGAGGAGCTCCAGGACGTCCTCGTCTACCACAATCCGGACGACGGGAACGAGCCGAAGGTCCGGACCGTCCCGGCGGGCAAGGGCGAACAGATCATCGACGCCCACAAAGAGGAAGCCCGAAAGCGCAAACAGATGCGCTCGATCCTCATGTGGGTCATCATCGCCATCGTGGTGATCTACGCGTTCATCAGTGGGCCCCTCCTCCTCGGCATCATCGCCGCGGTAGTCATCTGGCTGTTCTTCCGCTACACCTCCCGCGGGATGGACGCGATGGTCCCGAACATGATCATCGACAACTCGGACCAGCGCACGGCGCCGTTCGAGGACGCGACCGGCGCCCACGCTGGCGCGCTGCTGGGCGACGTCCGCCACGACCCGTTCCAGTCCGGCGGCATGGAGACGCCGAGTCACGACCGCGTCGAACCCGGCTCGATCCACAAGGCCAACAAGGGCGTGCTGTTCGTCGACGAGATCAACACGCTCGACATCCGCAGCCAGCAGAAGCTGATGACGGCCATCCAGGAGGGCGAGTTCGCCATCACTGGCCAGTCCGAGCGCTCCTCGGGCGCGATGGTCCAGACCGAGCCGGTCCCGACGGACTTCATCATGATCGCGGCGGGCAACCTGGACGCGATGGAGAACATGCACCCCGCGCTGCGCTCGCGCATCAAGGGCTACGGCTACGAGGTGTACATGGACGACACCATCGAGGACACGCCCGAGATGCGACGCAAGTACGCCCGATTCATCGCCCAGGAGGTCGAGAAGGACGGCCGGCTGCCCCACTTCGATCGCGAGGCGATCGAGGAAGTCATGCTCGAAGCTCGGCGCCGGGCGGGTCGGAAGGGCCACCTGACGCTCCTGCTTCGCAACCTCGGCGGACTGGTCCGCGTCGCGGGCGACATCGCCCGCGCAGAGGGTCGGGACTACACCACGCGCGAGGACGTCCTCCAGGCGAAGAAGCGCTCGCGCTCGATCGAGCAGCAACTCGCCGACGACTACATCGACCGGCGCAAGGACTACGAGCTGCAGGTCAACGAGGGCGGCGTCGAGGGCCGCGTCAACGGCCTCGCCGTGATGGGCGAGGATTCGGGCATCATGCTCCCCGTCATGGCGGAAGTGACGCCCGCGCAGGGCCCCGGCCGCGTCATCGCGACCGGCCAGCTCAAGGAGATGGCCCAGGAGTCCGTCCAGAACGTCTCCGCGATCATCAAGAAGTTCTCGGACGAGGACCTCTCGACGGGCGTCCCCGGCTGGGAGGAGGATCGCTACGGGGCGAGCGACTACCCCGACTCCTCGCTCACCGGCAAGGACGTCCACATCCAGTTCGTCCAGGCCGGCCAGCAGGGCGTCGACGGCGACTCGGCCTCGATCACCGTCGCGACCGCCGTCATCTCCGCGCTGGAGGACGTCCCCGTCGACCAGTCGGTCGCGATGACCGGCTCGCTCTCGGTTCGGGGCGACGTCCTGCCCGTCGGCGGGGTGACCCACAAGATCGAAGCCGCCGCCAAATCCGGCATCAAGACGGTTATCATCCCGAAGGCGAACGAGCAGGACGTCATGATCGAGGACGAGTACGAGGAGATGGTCGAGATCATCCCGGTCTCGAACATCAGCGAGGTGCTCGACGTCGCGCTGATGGGCGAGCCCGAGAAGGACTCGCTGCTCGATCGCCTCAAGTCGATCACGAACACGGCCTTCGACGGACAGGTGAGCGGGCGGGGCGGCTCGAATCCGAGTCCGCAGTAA
- a CDS encoding DHHA1 domain-containing protein: MSPQRAAAEPYGTRFESTVAAVDGRRVWLETTHFFAASAGQPADQGTIGDVPVADVRFEDGEVVHVLSDEPRFRAGNSVLCSIDWETRMYCMRAHTACHVCYGAARRVLNDVAYAGVEIGAERARVDVETNDAVDDDALVELDELLNQVVWESRSVSWDSIPVAEARETDDIAISEATDDGAFEKGRVRVVTIGDADSGGANTINAASDTWDAAACAGTHVRNTREIGPVTILGATQPRPGRVGVELAVGPRAIDRRATEKRVTFAASRQLGVPLGEATGELSRLETERAELADSVDTLQRELVRTRIEGAEAFERDGRTWVATTAGGVDADEAGEVARETAGEVADVVVVAGEEESPFAVVAAGEDADAAAILRALTEEFGGGGGGSPELAWGGDFDVEPEEVVSGLE, from the coding sequence ATGAGCCCCCAACGGGCCGCTGCCGAACCGTACGGAACGCGGTTCGAATCGACGGTGGCGGCCGTCGACGGCCGTCGCGTCTGGCTCGAGACGACGCACTTCTTCGCTGCGAGCGCCGGCCAGCCGGCGGATCAGGGGACGATCGGCGACGTCCCCGTCGCCGACGTCCGCTTCGAAGACGGCGAGGTGGTCCACGTCCTCTCGGACGAGCCCCGTTTTCGGGCGGGAAACAGCGTCCTGTGCTCGATCGACTGGGAGACGCGCATGTACTGCATGCGCGCCCACACCGCGTGTCACGTCTGTTACGGCGCGGCCCGTCGCGTCCTCAACGACGTCGCCTACGCGGGCGTCGAGATCGGGGCCGAGCGCGCTCGCGTCGACGTCGAGACGAACGACGCCGTCGACGACGACGCGCTCGTCGAACTCGACGAACTGCTCAACCAGGTGGTCTGGGAGTCCCGGTCCGTCTCCTGGGATTCGATCCCCGTCGCTGAGGCGCGCGAAACGGACGATATCGCCATCTCCGAGGCGACGGACGACGGCGCCTTCGAGAAGGGCCGCGTTCGCGTGGTGACGATCGGCGACGCGGACAGCGGCGGGGCAAACACGATCAACGCGGCGAGTGATACCTGGGACGCCGCCGCCTGCGCAGGGACCCACGTCAGGAACACCCGCGAGATCGGGCCGGTGACGATCCTCGGCGCGACGCAGCCGCGACCGGGGCGGGTCGGGGTCGAACTCGCCGTCGGGCCGCGGGCGATCGACCGGCGCGCGACGGAAAAACGCGTGACGTTCGCCGCGAGCCGCCAGCTCGGCGTCCCGCTCGGCGAGGCCACGGGCGAGCTCTCGCGACTCGAAACCGAACGCGCGGAACTGGCCGACTCGGTCGACACGCTCCAGCGAGAACTCGTCAGAACCAGGATCGAGGGCGCCGAGGCGTTCGAACGCGACGGGCGCACCTGGGTGGCCACGACGGCCGGCGGCGTCGACGCCGACGAAGCGGGCGAGGTCGCGCGCGAGACGGCCGGCGAGGTGGCCGACGTCGTGGTGGTCGCCGGCGAGGAAGAGTCGCCGTTCGCCGTCGTCGCGGCGGGCGAGGACGCGGATGCAGCGGCAATCCTCCGGGCACTGACGGAGGAATTCGGCGGCGGCGGTGGCGGCTCCCCCGAACTCGCCTGGGGCGGTGACTTCGACGTCGAGCCGGAGGAGGTCGTGTCGGGACTGGAGTGA
- a CDS encoding nicotinamide-nucleotide adenylyltransferase translates to MKRGIYIGRFQPFHDGHYSVVERIAADVDELVLGIGSADASHTARNPFTAGERIMMLTKSLADFDLVTYAVPIEDLERNSVWVSHVESMSPDFDVAYSNNPLVIQLFREAGVEVRQSPMYNRGVLEGSEVRERMTEDGDWESLVPDAVVEIVEEIDGIERIQMVSDTDANGEP, encoded by the coding sequence ATGAAGCGAGGCATCTACATCGGCCGCTTCCAGCCGTTTCACGACGGCCACTACAGCGTCGTCGAGCGGATCGCCGCCGACGTCGACGAACTCGTCCTCGGCATCGGCAGCGCGGACGCCTCCCACACGGCGCGAAACCCGTTCACCGCGGGCGAACGCATCATGATGCTCACCAAGAGCCTCGCCGACTTCGACCTCGTCACCTACGCCGTCCCCATCGAGGATCTGGAACGCAACTCCGTCTGGGTGAGCCACGTCGAGAGCATGAGCCCCGATTTCGACGTCGCGTACTCGAACAACCCGCTCGTCATCCAGCTCTTTCGCGAGGCGGGCGTCGAAGTGCGCCAGTCGCCGATGTACAACCGGGGCGTGCTCGAAGGCAGCGAGGTCCGCGAGCGCATGACCGAGGACGGCGACTGGGAGTCGCTCGTCCCCGACGCCGTCGTCGAGATCGTCGAGGAGATCGACGGCATCGAGCGGATCCAGATGGTCAGCGACACCGACGCGAACGGCGAGCCCTGA
- the trpA gene encoding tryptophan synthase subunit alpha, giving the protein MSADGRAVETDSAIEAAIREGYPALIPYLTAGDPDLEATKRYVEALDRGGADVIELGLPFSEPIAEGPTIQSAIARALEAGTTPDSFFDLVDSLAVEAPLVVMTYTNLLMQYGPADSGTDVTPFVERAAAAGLDGVIIPDLPASEAGSVREACEAAGLDLIAIVAPTTEGERLETLLATTSGFAYVQARLGTTGARTDVSTATHESLERLEDADVPAAVGFGVSEPEHAREIVAAGADGVVVGSALVELAAASDEPERDLQATVRELKRGAVAGAATDATERPDDE; this is encoded by the coding sequence ATGAGCGCCGACGGGCGCGCCGTCGAGACGGACTCGGCGATCGAGGCGGCGATCCGCGAGGGCTACCCGGCACTGATCCCCTACCTCACCGCGGGCGATCCAGACCTCGAGGCGACGAAGCGCTACGTCGAGGCGCTCGACCGCGGCGGCGCGGACGTGATCGAACTCGGCCTGCCGTTCTCGGAGCCGATCGCGGAGGGGCCGACGATCCAGTCGGCGATCGCCCGCGCGCTCGAGGCGGGGACGACGCCCGACTCGTTCTTCGACCTCGTCGACTCGCTCGCGGTCGAGGCGCCGCTGGTCGTGATGACATACACCAACCTCCTGATGCAGTACGGCCCGGCCGATTCCGGCACCGACGTCACCCCGTTCGTCGAGCGGGCCGCCGCAGCCGGTCTCGACGGCGTGATCATCCCGGACCTGCCCGCGTCGGAAGCGGGGAGCGTGCGCGAAGCGTGCGAGGCCGCGGGGCTGGACCTGATCGCCATCGTGGCGCCGACGACCGAGGGCGAGCGCCTCGAGACGCTGCTCGCGACGACGAGCGGGTTCGCGTACGTCCAGGCGCGACTGGGGACGACCGGCGCGCGGACCGACGTCTCGACGGCGACCCACGAGAGCCTCGAACGCCTCGAGGACGCGGACGTCCCAGCGGCCGTCGGCTTCGGCGTGAGCGAACCCGAACACGCCCGCGAGATCGTCGCCGCCGGCGCCGACGGGGTCGTCGTCGGCAGCGCGCTGGTCGAGCTGGCGGCCGCGAGCGACGAGCCCGAACGCGACCTCCAAGCGACGGTGCGCGAACTCAAACGCGGGGCGGTTGCGGGCGCCGCGACGGATGCCACGGAGAGGCCAGACGATGAGTGA
- a CDS encoding helix-turn-helix domain-containing protein, which produces MAKYSTGSTGGGGGTTCELCGTESDSLTEETVAGARLSVCPGCATHGDGSKGSTSSSGSNDRDERNRKKKAAQNVAKATPVWDGDSEHWEREGTNYDDDPLPYLVSEYGDVLESARQDAGLTREELAEDLGVPESDLLAIEQGRATQAGIGGGLIDALEERLDVELAE; this is translated from the coding sequence ATGGCCAAGTACTCGACCGGGTCCACCGGGGGCGGCGGTGGAACCACGTGCGAACTCTGCGGGACCGAGAGCGACTCGCTCACGGAGGAGACGGTGGCGGGGGCGCGGCTGTCGGTCTGTCCCGGCTGTGCGACACACGGCGACGGATCCAAGGGATCGACGTCGTCGTCCGGATCGAACGACCGAGACGAGCGGAATCGAAAGAAGAAGGCCGCCCAGAACGTCGCGAAGGCGACGCCCGTCTGGGACGGCGACTCGGAGCACTGGGAGCGCGAGGGGACGAACTACGACGACGACCCGCTGCCCTACCTGGTATCGGAGTACGGTGACGTCCTCGAATCTGCCAGACAGGACGCGGGACTCACCCGGGAGGAACTGGCCGAGGACCTCGGGGTTCCCGAATCCGATCTCCTGGCGATCGAACAGGGGCGAGCGACGCAGGCCGGCATCGGCGGCGGGCTGATCGACGCGCTGGAGGAACGACTCGACGTCGAACTCGCGGAGTGA